A part of Capsicum annuum cultivar UCD-10X-F1 chromosome 6, UCD10Xv1.1, whole genome shotgun sequence genomic DNA contains:
- the LOC107875755 gene encoding tetrapyrrole-binding protein, chloroplastic, which translates to MATNSFNTIPSHQHTLRRRHSIDCPFSSSSSFFLKSITKNPSSSTSFTNHTLITFSVSSTTPTPSTTPTPTPTPTPTPFTVLEQHLSCQNFREADEETRRLLIQLAGEAAIKRGYVFFSEVQFISESDLKEIDSLWRKYSDNKFGYSIQKKIWNSKANRDFTNFFIKVGWMKKLDIEEVDHYNYRAFPNEFIWELNEETPEGHLPLTNALRGTQLLKCILCHPAFVEQGEEEEEEDDKGENSNYGEDNKGSVKKGGLFGGLRSKLFSKPDYSF; encoded by the coding sequence ATGGCAACTAATTCATTCAACACAATTCCCTCACACCAACATACACTAAGGAGAAGGCATTCTATAGATTgccctttttcttcttcatcttctttcttccttAAGTCAATTACCAAAAACCCCTCCTCTTCCACTTCATTTACCAATCACACTCTCATCACTTTCTCAGTTTCCTCAACTACCCCTACCCCATccaccacccccacccccacccccacccctacccctacccccttTACCGTCCTCGAACAACACTTATCTTGCCAAAATTTCCGAGAAGCTGACGAGGAAACTCGCCGTTTACTCATACAATTAGCCGGAGAAGCAGCAATTAAGCGCGGATACGTGTTCTTCTCCGAGGTCCAATTCATCTCCGAATCTGACCTCAAAGAAATCGATTCGCTATGGAGAAAATACAGCGACAACAAATTCGGTTACAGTATTCAGAAGAAAATATGGAACAGCAAAGCTAATAGAGACTTCACTAATTTCTTCATCAAAGTTGGATGGATGAAGAAACTCGATATCGAAGAAGTTGATCATTACAATTACAGAGCATTTCCGAATGAATTTATTTGGGAATTGAATGAAGAAACTCCAGAAGGACACTTGCCATTAACCAATGCTTTAAGAGGAACTCAATTGCTTAAGTGCATTTTGTGTCATCCAGCTTTTGTTGAACaaggggaagaagaagaagaagaagacgacaAGGGAGAAAATAGTAATTATGGGGAAGATAATAAAGGGAGTGTTAAGAAAGGAGGTTTATTTGGGGGTTTAAGGAGTAAATTGTTTAGTAAACCAGATTACAGCTTTTGA